Below is a genomic region from Raphanus sativus cultivar WK10039 chromosome 4, ASM80110v3, whole genome shotgun sequence.
ACCAGTTTGATAGGTACTCTACGTTCAaggtcatgttttttttttttttttgctaaacttcAAGGTCATGTTCTGTTAACAAAATCATGTCATTGCGCTTATTTCCATAATCTCATAGGCAATGGTTTGTAATAATTAAGCTGAACGTGTTACTACCCCATATTTAGCATTCTGCTAACAAGTAACAAATAACAAGATTTCTTCAACATTTTTTAGAGGttatacaaaattttcagaGGATGTTATTTATTAAACAAACTAACAAGAGAGCTGGATAAACTCTTTCACTTTACTTTTTTGACATTTTAACGTTTAACCTCGGTCCATTTCTTCCTTCTAATACAAAACAATAACTCTACCACAAGATAAACATTTTCTTACCTACTCGTATACTATAATTATGCAAAGAAGTAGATATTTTCCTAGAAATATGTGTCCACAGCCAAAGCATACAAATCGAAGTGAcatgactagggctgggcattttatccgttaaatttgattcgattcgttatccgttgctatttGATCCGAAAATTttgaatatccgtaagctttcgaagcaaagcaaatattaaaactcaatatccgttaaaatcgaagcaaatcacaaatactaaaattttgggaagcgaatatccgatccgatccgtcaatatataaatacatgtatattttgattatatttaaagttttagatatataaaattatataattattattcttaacatatgatttgacagattctattcacattattacttatataaaagtattacataaaaagaagagaaaacatttatgacaattataatatttttcttaagttttgtattattataattgttaactaagtttaaaaatttacaaaatatgtagattcgctatattttttaagcaaaaaaatattttacaaaataaatttgtattgaatttttaagattatttgtaataaacaaaacaaatgagatatccgtaagtatccgcaaatatccgcaaatatctatttattttccggatatccgtttttccgaatatccgtatttttccgaagcaaagcaaatcgaaaaattagatatccgtaacattcgaagcaaatcacaaataccttcaaaaacccggatatccgatccgcgCCCAGGCCTAGACATGACCATCTAACATATTATCGAGAAAACTAAAATACAATTTTGGATCTAGCCCCACCACGACGAATAAAGACCGGCAAAGATTCCAAAATCTCATGACCATCTCAGTCAGGTCTACACTTCAGATCGGACTTATATACTAGTATTAtctttatttgatcaaaaaaaaaactagtattatctttaatgatatatttttgtaCGTTAAGcttattttaaactatttacatTGAAGAACAAAACCAATCtataaaaaagtaaaaccaAACCAGAGAAAAAGTAACACCATAAATTAAATTACTACAAAATAATGTTGCCATTTGAGAAAGAACAACTTTTCTTCATCTccttattttgaataaaataaccAATTGAGCTTATATTCTTCTTCATTTCCTTATAGttctttgtttctctctttctctctctctctctctctctctgaataaTCTGTTCTACACAATACAGCTCAAGAAGCCATTTTTTATGGTCAGAAAAGGCAAAGCAAGCCTTATTCTTCGTTTGCTTCCATTCTCTACTAATGGGTTCTTGCCTCAGCTCTCGTGTTGACCGTACGTTCTCTCTATCTTATATCTTGTTCTTCATAATCTCCTATTCTGTACATTTTCGCGGgaaaatttaagatttttcaCGTGTCCCTCTCTTCTAAATTCAATCTTTTATCAGTTCATAATTTGTGAGAATCTTCACGTGATTTACTAAAAAAGTTTTCACCTTTTTCATTTCTCCTCTGTTTTGACTTTAGTCAACGCTCTGTTTGTGTGTTTCTGCAGATAAGAGCAGTAGTCTCGACGCCCTGAGTTATCAATCATCATCCTCACCGGCGGCTGataagagagaaggagagataCTTAGCAAAGCCAACGTTAAGAGCTTCACCTTCAACGAACTAAAACTCGCAACGAGAAACTTCAGATCGGACTCTGTTGTCGGAGAAGGCGGTTTCGGTTCTGTCTATAGAGGTTGGATCGATCAGACAACTCTGGTTCCAACTAAATCTAGTAACGGTCTTGTAGTTGCTGTTAAGCGTCTTAACCCTGATGGCTTTCAAGGTCACCGAGAATGGCTGGTACGGTACACACATATGTCTCTTCAAATCTCAAACTATCATTGTTTGATTCTCTAATCttcttactctgttttttttttttgttgtaattcAGACAGAGATCAACTACTTGGGCCAGTTAAGTCACCCGAACTTAGTTAAACTGATTGGTTATTGCTTGGAAGATGAGCAACGGCTTCTTGTGTATGAGTTTATGCACAAGGGTAGTCTTGAAGATCATCTCTTCACAAGTaatgaatcaatttttttttattatttagcaaaaaaaaagaataaatatttttatttaaaatattaggagattgttttttcttatatgtttgaATGGTTTTTTGAAGCAGATGGTGTGAAGTGTAAACCGCTCTCTTGGCTATTACGGGTTAAGGTTGCACTTGATGCAGCTAAGGGGCTTGCGTTTCTTCATAGTGACCCTGTTAAAGTCATATACAGAGACATCAAGGCCTCAAACATCTTGCTCGACTCGGTATACGCTCTTTTCGAAGTCTCATTGTTGTCTTAAATGATGGACTTAAAGAGGTACTGACTTGGTTCTATTTTATCACAACAGGACTTCAATGGGAAACTTTCAGATTTTGGGCTAGCAAGAGACGGTCCAATGGGAGAAACAAGCTATGTTAGTACAAGGGTCATGGGTACATTTGGCTATGCTGCTCCTGAGTATGTGTCAACAGGTACAATATTCTATCAATCCTCATAAGACAAACTGGTTGTATTGTGAATATTCAAGAGTAACCAATCCATTACTGTTTTGCTCATTTGCCCTTTCAAATCATCAcgaaaacttttaaaatttcacCACATTCTTTAAAACCATCCAAACAGCTAAAATACCTTAAAACATAGATAGAAAACACTAAAAAccatataaaatagtaaaaattagaGTATATCAGTAACAGCACCAACATTTATGCGGATTTAGTTCTTGTTTCATCCtttatctttctattttttcagGTCACTTGAATGCTAAAAGTGATGTGTACAGTTTTGGGGTAGTGCTTCTAGAAATACTCTCTGGAAGGCAAGCATTGGACCATAGCCTACCGACCAAGGAGCAAAACCTTGTGGACTGGGTACGACCATACCTCACAAGCAAGCGAAAAGTTCTACTAATGGTGGACACTCGTCTT
It encodes:
- the LOC108849309 gene encoding probable serine/threonine-protein kinase PBL1; the protein is MGSCLSSRVDHKSSSLDALSYQSSSSPAADKREGEILSKANVKSFTFNELKLATRNFRSDSVVGEGGFGSVYRGWIDQTTLVPTKSSNGLVVAVKRLNPDGFQGHREWLTEINYLGQLSHPNLVKLIGYCLEDEQRLLVYEFMHKGSLEDHLFTNGVKCKPLSWLLRVKVALDAAKGLAFLHSDPVKVIYRDIKASNILLDSDFNGKLSDFGLARDGPMGETSYVSTRVMGTFGYAAPEYVSTGHLNAKSDVYSFGVVLLEILSGRQALDHSLPTKEQNLVDWVRPYLTSKRKVLLMVDTRLKSQYKPEEAVRMASIAVQCISSEPKSRPTMDQVVRALMQLQASMVTG